One region of Natronorubrum aibiense genomic DNA includes:
- a CDS encoding heavy metal translocating P-type ATPase: MSDQRTDHDRCRLCGTAITEPPTETGSETVADGPFCSSGCRDVAAALGPVDGAVGTVEHVDGDTGPENSSDSAASQTRTFFRVDGMHSALCEEYLESVADGIDGVSDAEASYVTEAVRVDHDPDRVSAATLEDALTTTGYTAYRRDEAADAETDDATTDDSSTTRRSREMRGLRKRRSEDVLEVRYIVGILFGSFLLVPYASVLYPVYLSAYTDYWLFERYSGAFANFEGLLFLRTFLVVTGIVLYLTGMPLLRGAYISLKLRRPSTHLFAALSILAAFGYGTLSFARSDPHIYYDLTILIAATVMAAVFYEESIKRTAMNRLTDLTVSQVGTARVLEADGSTTETPVEEVDADDRLLVRAGERIPVDGTLAEGECTVDEAVITGESLPVSKSAGDPVVGGSVVTGNAAVVAVGERTTSSIDQLTRTVWNLQSADHGVQHRADALAGRLLPVVAVAVVAAALGSVVLGNGPLTTTTAALVAIIAVSPWALALATPYSIATSIRDALEAGIVVFDESVFERLRAVDVVVFDKTGTLTTGEMTVLEADAPDDLLSAAGAIERRGAHPAAAAIEAAFADDGADSTRTDGGVADEDASTGPGSGRIRAFERHATGVEGVVDGQRVLVGHPDLFRDQGWAIDTDLEERVAAVRSDGHLPAVVGRDGRAEGVIVVGDEPRAEWKETVTALADSGVDVVILTGDDDSAAAQFRAHSSIDHVFANVSPAAKTATIERLRADNRVAMVGDGTNDAPALAAADLGISLGGGTALAADAADLAIVEDDLTAVERAFAIARGARRRVVQNGWLALAYNALVIPVALAGLLSPVVTTAALIVSGLLIVGNSSRSLLGADRE, encoded by the coding sequence GTGAGCGATCAGCGAACGGACCACGACCGCTGTCGCCTCTGCGGGACAGCGATCACCGAACCGCCCACCGAGACGGGCTCTGAAACGGTCGCGGACGGCCCGTTCTGTTCGTCGGGCTGTCGTGACGTCGCCGCTGCACTCGGACCAGTTGACGGTGCTGTCGGCACCGTCGAGCACGTCGACGGCGATACCGGCCCCGAGAACTCTAGCGATTCGGCTGCCTCGCAGACGCGCACGTTCTTCCGGGTCGACGGGATGCACTCGGCGCTCTGTGAGGAGTATCTCGAGTCGGTCGCCGACGGTATCGACGGCGTGTCGGACGCCGAAGCGAGCTACGTCACGGAGGCCGTCCGAGTCGACCACGACCCCGACCGCGTCTCGGCGGCGACGCTCGAGGACGCGCTGACGACGACCGGCTACACGGCGTACCGTCGCGACGAGGCGGCGGACGCGGAGACAGACGACGCCACGACGGACGACTCGAGTACCACGCGTCGATCCCGCGAAATGCGCGGGCTACGAAAACGCCGGTCGGAGGACGTCCTCGAGGTGCGCTACATCGTCGGAATTCTCTTCGGCTCGTTTCTGCTCGTGCCGTACGCCTCGGTGTTGTACCCGGTGTATCTCTCGGCGTACACCGACTACTGGCTGTTCGAGCGCTATAGCGGGGCGTTCGCGAACTTCGAGGGGTTGCTGTTCCTGCGGACCTTTCTCGTAGTGACCGGGATCGTCCTCTATTTGACCGGAATGCCGCTGTTGCGCGGCGCGTACATCAGTCTAAAGCTTCGGCGGCCGAGTACACATCTGTTCGCGGCGCTCTCGATCCTCGCCGCGTTCGGCTACGGGACGCTCTCGTTCGCCCGCAGCGATCCCCACATCTACTACGATCTGACGATCCTCATCGCCGCCACCGTCATGGCCGCGGTCTTCTACGAGGAGTCGATCAAACGCACGGCGATGAACCGACTCACCGATCTCACGGTCTCGCAGGTCGGGACGGCTCGCGTCCTCGAGGCTGACGGCTCGACCACCGAGACGCCGGTCGAGGAGGTCGACGCCGACGACCGCCTGCTGGTTCGGGCAGGCGAGCGAATCCCGGTCGACGGAACGCTCGCCGAAGGGGAGTGTACGGTCGACGAGGCGGTCATCACCGGCGAGTCGCTCCCGGTCTCGAAATCGGCCGGCGATCCGGTCGTCGGCGGCTCGGTCGTGACGGGCAACGCCGCCGTCGTCGCTGTCGGCGAGCGAACGACGAGCAGCATCGACCAGCTGACGCGCACCGTCTGGAACCTCCAGAGCGCCGATCACGGCGTCCAGCACCGGGCGGACGCCCTCGCCGGGCGACTGCTCCCGGTCGTCGCCGTCGCCGTCGTCGCCGCCGCGCTGGGATCTGTGGTGTTGGGCAACGGGCCCCTGACGACCACGACGGCCGCACTCGTGGCGATCATCGCCGTGAGCCCGTGGGCGCTCGCGCTCGCGACGCCGTACTCGATCGCGACCAGCATCCGCGACGCGCTCGAGGCCGGCATCGTCGTCTTCGACGAGAGCGTTTTCGAACGGCTCCGCGCGGTCGACGTCGTCGTCTTCGACAAGACCGGGACGCTGACGACCGGCGAGATGACCGTCCTCGAGGCGGACGCTCCGGACGACCTCCTCTCGGCGGCCGGGGCGATCGAACGACGCGGCGCACACCCCGCCGCCGCGGCGATCGAAGCCGCCTTCGCCGACGACGGAGCGGACTCAACGCGGACTGACGGCGGCGTCGCGGACGAGGATGCGAGCACCGGGCCGGGAAGCGGGCGAATCCGGGCGTTCGAACGCCACGCGACCGGCGTCGAGGGCGTCGTCGACGGCCAGCGCGTGCTCGTCGGCCATCCCGACCTCTTTCGCGATCAGGGGTGGGCGATCGATACCGACCTCGAGGAGCGCGTCGCAGCCGTCCGATCGGACGGCCACCTCCCCGCCGTCGTCGGGCGCGACGGCCGTGCTGAAGGGGTCATCGTCGTCGGCGACGAACCGCGCGCGGAGTGGAAAGAGACGGTGACGGCGCTCGCCGATAGCGGCGTCGACGTCGTCATCCTGACCGGCGACGACGACTCGGCGGCAGCCCAGTTCCGGGCGCACTCGAGTATCGACCACGTCTTCGCAAACGTCTCTCCCGCGGCGAAGACGGCGACGATCGAACGGCTACGGGCCGACAACCGCGTTGCGATGGTCGGCGACGGGACGAACGACGCGCCCGCCCTCGCCGCCGCCGATCTCGGCATCTCGCTGGGCGGTGGGACGGCGCTCGCCGCCGACGCCGCCGACCTCGCGATCGTCGAAGACGACCTCACCGCCGTCGAGCGGGCGTTCGCGATCGCACGCGGCGCTCGCCGGCGCGTCGTCCAGAACGGCTGGCTCGCGCTCGCCTACAACGCGCTCGTGATCCCCGTCGCGCTGGCGGGACTGTTGAGTCCCGTCGTCACAACTGCGGCGCTGATCGTAAGCGGCCTGCTGATCGTCGGCAACTCCTCCCGATCGCTGCTCGGGGCCGACCGCGAGTGA
- a CDS encoding restriction endonuclease produces MAILDDLSGYEFEDLMEDVFRHLGYENVRQSRRTADEGRDILMEEVVDGTRRAVVVECKHTATVSRPMIQKLHSAATTYEYDGPVRGMVATTGRFTDPAREYARQLGDGDGGVELLDGQDLRAIGEEIGMDLYNGRIEILCTETLQPVHPTAGRDAPVFEAVREIDNLEAVTIPTPETTVSLEPMVTVRAKTDATFETSVGVIHRIDETNEFVIHADRDAPAVATGDVRNLVVTRTAPRVDFEDAALESMFDGVERKRFGQTETAYKEWAIDRLRQAHTTTIHYTGGNNVDYEKTCTPTRSDISIQEIDPVYVPHVRSLLSLGSYEYEYSYYAAGPSRSTTTNDLQRCVHCETAGPNESHIYCANCGSINCDDHIETERLEGKPVCTGCAVTERFAFKTKYFYDEANLEAFREEYEAMPVHEKAMENPALAAGAVLAALFVLVFVASVVGVV; encoded by the coding sequence ATGGCGATACTCGACGACCTCTCGGGCTACGAGTTCGAGGACCTGATGGAAGATGTGTTTCGACACCTCGGCTACGAGAACGTCCGCCAGTCGAGACGGACGGCCGACGAAGGGCGAGACATCCTGATGGAGGAGGTCGTCGACGGCACCCGGCGGGCGGTCGTGGTCGAGTGCAAACACACGGCCACCGTGAGTCGCCCGATGATCCAGAAACTCCACTCGGCGGCGACGACCTACGAGTACGACGGCCCGGTCCGGGGGATGGTGGCGACGACCGGCCGATTCACCGACCCTGCCCGCGAGTACGCCCGCCAGTTGGGTGACGGTGACGGCGGCGTCGAACTCCTCGACGGGCAGGATCTCCGAGCGATCGGCGAGGAGATCGGCATGGACCTCTACAACGGCCGGATCGAGATCCTCTGTACTGAAACCCTCCAGCCGGTCCACCCCACCGCCGGCCGGGACGCCCCCGTCTTCGAGGCCGTCCGCGAGATCGATAATCTCGAGGCCGTGACCATCCCCACGCCGGAGACGACGGTCTCTCTCGAGCCGATGGTGACCGTCCGCGCGAAGACCGATGCCACGTTCGAGACCTCCGTCGGTGTCATCCACCGAATCGACGAGACGAACGAGTTCGTCATTCACGCCGACCGCGATGCGCCCGCCGTGGCGACTGGTGACGTGCGAAACCTCGTCGTGACCCGAACGGCACCCCGCGTCGACTTCGAGGACGCGGCGCTCGAGTCGATGTTCGACGGCGTCGAGCGCAAGCGATTCGGCCAGACCGAGACGGCCTACAAGGAGTGGGCGATCGACCGGCTCCGGCAGGCACACACGACGACGATCCACTACACGGGCGGGAACAACGTTGACTACGAGAAGACCTGCACGCCGACGCGCTCGGATATCTCTATCCAGGAGATCGATCCTGTCTACGTCCCACACGTCCGTTCGCTGCTCTCGCTCGGTTCCTACGAGTACGAATACAGCTACTACGCCGCCGGCCCCTCGCGGTCGACCACGACCAACGACCTCCAGCGGTGTGTCCACTGTGAGACCGCCGGCCCGAACGAGTCGCACATCTACTGTGCCAACTGCGGGAGCATCAACTGCGACGACCACATCGAAACGGAGCGACTCGAGGGTAAGCCGGTCTGTACCGGCTGTGCCGTCACCGAGCGATTCGCGTTCAAGACGAAGTACTTCTACGACGAGGCGAACCTTGAGGCGTTCCGCGAGGAGTACGAGGCGATGCCGGTCCACGAGAAGGCGATGGAAAACCCGGCGCTCGCGGCGGGAGCCGTCCTCGCTGCGCTGTTCGTACTCGTGTTCGTCGCGAGTGTCGTCGGCGTCGTTTGA
- the truA gene encoding tRNA pseudouridine(38-40) synthase TruA, whose translation MRAFRIAYDGTGYYGFQRQPDVATVEDAIFDAVRSLEVLAPDVDKPAGYAAAGRTDAGVSALAQTITLESPDWLRPRALNADLPADVRAWAFADVPDSFHATHDATRRTYTYHLYAPPAAGGNSSRPVSKSIDDDRFHAACEALSGPHDFHNLTPDDHNTERSPTLEATRDGDYLVLTVTAGGFARELVRRLVSLARAVATGAATFKKIERVFESESLPGHEGIAPAPPEPLVLADVEYPGLEFVVDEQAASSARELFETRCIDRRTGARVAGQIADGVR comes from the coding sequence ATGCGCGCCTTTCGGATCGCTTACGACGGCACCGGCTACTACGGCTTCCAGCGCCAGCCCGACGTCGCGACCGTCGAGGACGCTATTTTCGACGCCGTACGCTCGCTCGAGGTGCTCGCGCCCGATGTCGACAAGCCCGCTGGGTACGCCGCCGCCGGCCGCACCGACGCCGGCGTCTCCGCACTCGCCCAGACGATTACCCTCGAGAGCCCAGACTGGCTGCGGCCGCGAGCGCTCAACGCCGATCTCCCCGCCGACGTCCGCGCCTGGGCGTTCGCTGACGTCCCCGACTCGTTTCACGCTACCCACGACGCGACCCGGCGAACGTACACGTACCACCTCTACGCGCCGCCAGCCGCGGGCGGCAACAGTTCACGGCCCGTCTCGAAGTCGATCGACGACGACCGGTTCCACGCCGCCTGTGAGGCCCTGTCCGGTCCCCACGATTTCCACAACCTCACCCCGGACGACCACAACACCGAGCGCTCGCCGACGCTCGAGGCGACCCGCGACGGCGACTACCTCGTCCTCACCGTCACCGCCGGCGGCTTCGCCCGCGAACTCGTTCGGCGACTCGTCTCGCTCGCTCGGGCCGTCGCCACCGGCGCGGCCACGTTCAAAAAGATCGAGCGGGTTTTCGAGTCCGAGTCGCTGCCCGGCCACGAAGGGATCGCGCCCGCGCCGCCGGAACCGCTCGTGCTCGCCGATGTCGAGTATCCGGGTCTCGAGTTCGTCGTGGACGAACAGGCGGCCTCGAGTGCGCGGGAGCTCTTCGAAACGCGCTGTATCGACCGTCGAACCGGTGCACGGGTCGCCGGACAGATCGCCGACGGCGTTCGGTGA
- a CDS encoding sulfatase: MAESNGHDSVSANGRDPESHSTVRNVVLVVLDTARAKSTGPETTPTMTQLEAEGTTFDNAFAAAPWTLPSHASLFTGTYPSEHGTHGGHTYLDADLRTLPEAFADAGYETIGVSNNTWITEEFGFDRGFDELRKGWQFIQSDADMGAVVRGEDLQEKLQAARNRLFDGNPVVNAANILYSEVFQPAGDDGADRSTTWVDGWLEERSEDRPFFLFCNFIEPHVEYDPPKAYADRFLPEGASYDEATAIRQDPRAYDCEDYSLSDREFALLRGLYRAELAYVDDQLAALRRALEDANEWDDTLFVVCGDHGEHIGEHGFFGHQYNLYDTLLNVPLVVHGGPFTGGGRRAELVQLLDLPATLLKTVGIDDPELDEQGSSRSLHPNSAAEPRDAVFAEYVAPQPSIERLEARFGDVPDRVQAFDRRLRAVRTRSYKYVRGDDGFERLHDVETDPLEHTDIAAEEPEQVRVLRERLEERFEPLAEAATADDVEMREGTKQRLADLGYL; encoded by the coding sequence ATGGCGGAATCCAACGGACACGATTCAGTGTCGGCTAACGGACGTGACCCGGAGTCACATTCGACTGTGCGGAACGTCGTGCTCGTCGTACTCGATACGGCCCGGGCGAAAAGCACCGGCCCGGAGACGACCCCGACGATGACCCAACTCGAGGCCGAGGGCACAACCTTCGACAACGCCTTCGCAGCCGCCCCGTGGACGCTGCCCTCCCACGCGTCACTGTTTACGGGAACCTATCCCTCCGAGCACGGCACTCACGGTGGTCATACGTATCTCGATGCGGACCTGCGCACGCTCCCCGAAGCGTTCGCCGACGCGGGATACGAGACCATCGGCGTCTCGAACAACACCTGGATCACCGAGGAGTTCGGCTTCGACCGTGGGTTCGACGAATTGCGAAAGGGCTGGCAGTTCATCCAGTCCGACGCCGACATGGGCGCGGTCGTCCGTGGCGAAGACCTCCAAGAAAAACTGCAGGCGGCCCGCAACCGACTGTTCGACGGCAACCCGGTCGTCAACGCGGCGAACATCCTCTACAGCGAGGTGTTCCAGCCGGCCGGCGACGACGGGGCCGACCGATCGACGACCTGGGTCGACGGCTGGCTCGAGGAACGGTCGGAAGACCGCCCGTTCTTTCTGTTCTGTAACTTCATCGAGCCACACGTCGAGTACGATCCGCCGAAGGCGTACGCCGATCGGTTCCTTCCCGAGGGCGCGAGCTACGACGAGGCGACCGCCATCCGGCAGGACCCCCGCGCCTACGACTGTGAAGACTACTCCCTTTCCGATCGGGAGTTCGCGCTGCTTCGCGGCCTCTACCGGGCCGAACTTGCCTACGTTGACGACCAACTCGCCGCCCTTCGGCGGGCGCTCGAGGACGCCAATGAATGGGACGATACCCTGTTCGTCGTCTGTGGCGACCACGGCGAGCACATCGGCGAGCACGGCTTTTTCGGCCACCAGTACAACCTCTATGATACCCTTCTCAACGTTCCACTGGTCGTCCACGGTGGCCCGTTTACCGGCGGCGGCCGACGAGCCGAACTGGTCCAGTTGCTCGATCTCCCCGCGACGCTGCTCAAGACCGTCGGCATCGACGACCCCGAACTCGACGAGCAGGGCTCGAGCCGATCGCTGCACCCGAACTCGGCGGCGGAACCGCGCGACGCCGTCTTCGCCGAGTACGTCGCGCCCCAACCCTCGATCGAGCGCCTCGAGGCGCGCTTCGGCGACGTCCCTGACCGGGTCCAGGCGTTCGACCGGCGACTGCGGGCCGTCCGCACGCGATCGTACAAGTACGTCCGCGGCGACGACGGCTTCGAACGACTCCACGACGTCGAGACCGACCCGCTCGAGCACACCGATATCGCAGCCGAGGAGCCCGAACAGGTCCGGGTGCTCCGCGAGCGCCTCGAGGAACGGTTCGAACCGCTCGCCGAAGCCGCGACGGCGGACGATGTCGAGATGCGCGAGGGGACGAAACAGCGACTCGCGGATCTGGGCTACCTGTAA
- a CDS encoding LLM class oxidoreductase, whose protein sequence is MATGERDFENAGYRRLFDTDGLTFGAGFPLTGTNRSTPDVTEELRLATHAESVGFDGLWARDVPTYWPKFGDAGQTFDTWPWLSHVAAHTDDIALGTSSVVLTLRHPLHVAKSAATVDHLSDGRLVLGVASGDRDPEFPAFDVDREDRGQLFRESVEAMRTVWRKEFPELEGQWGRLEGDLDVVPKPTTETIPLLPTGHARQSREWIADHGDGWLFYHLPERTLQNYLVDWRESAGEKPFAIAIRVELADDPTAEPEPLHLGFHAGVEWFQDYFRRLEEYGLDHAIIGIQNDDTEAALSTFADEIIEWL, encoded by the coding sequence ATGGCAACCGGCGAACGTGACTTCGAAAACGCGGGGTATCGACGGCTGTTCGACACCGACGGGCTGACGTTCGGAGCCGGCTTTCCGCTGACGGGAACGAACCGATCGACGCCGGACGTCACCGAGGAACTTCGACTCGCAACGCACGCCGAATCGGTCGGCTTCGACGGCCTCTGGGCCCGCGACGTTCCGACCTACTGGCCGAAGTTCGGCGACGCGGGCCAGACGTTCGACACCTGGCCGTGGCTCTCCCACGTCGCCGCCCACACCGACGACATCGCACTTGGCACCTCGAGCGTCGTGCTTACGCTTCGTCACCCGCTACACGTCGCGAAATCCGCGGCGACGGTCGACCACCTCTCGGATGGCCGACTCGTTCTCGGTGTCGCCTCCGGGGACCGGGACCCCGAGTTTCCGGCGTTCGACGTCGACCGCGAAGACCGGGGCCAACTGTTCCGCGAGTCCGTCGAAGCGATGCGAACCGTCTGGCGCAAGGAGTTCCCGGAACTCGAGGGCCAGTGGGGCCGACTCGAGGGCGACCTCGACGTGGTCCCGAAGCCGACGACGGAGACGATTCCACTGTTGCCGACCGGCCACGCCCGCCAATCGCGGGAGTGGATCGCCGACCACGGCGACGGCTGGCTGTTCTATCACCTGCCCGAGCGCACCCTGCAGAACTATCTCGTAGACTGGCGCGAGTCGGCCGGCGAGAAACCGTTCGCGATCGCGATCCGCGTCGAGTTGGCCGACGACCCAACGGCGGAGCCAGAGCCACTCCACCTCGGCTTTCACGCCGGCGTCGAGTGGTTCCAGGATTACTTCCGGCGGCTCGAGGAATACGGCCTCGATCACGCGATCATCGGCATCCAGAACGACGACACGGAAGCAGCGCTGTCGACGTTCGCCGACGAGATTATCGAGTGGCTCTAA
- a CDS encoding flavodoxin domain-containing protein translates to MARVLVAFGSNEGQTATVAERIGDVLETAGHDVVVVHAKHPPAELDPGTYEGVIVGASIHMGSHQSYVESFVREHNEALNRLPSAFFSVSLTAAHDDPAERKPVRDLLEEFLETTGWEPDATLLVAGALKYREYGLLKRFMMRRIAGSEGGDTDTSRDYEYTDWDEIESFAEEFTTLLPDEP, encoded by the coding sequence ATGGCCCGCGTACTGGTCGCGTTCGGCTCGAACGAAGGCCAGACGGCGACGGTCGCCGAACGAATCGGCGACGTCCTCGAGACGGCGGGCCACGACGTGGTGGTCGTCCACGCGAAACACCCGCCGGCGGAACTCGATCCGGGCACGTACGAGGGTGTGATCGTCGGCGCATCGATCCACATGGGGTCACACCAGTCGTACGTCGAGTCGTTCGTCCGCGAGCACAACGAGGCGCTAAACCGGCTCCCGTCGGCGTTTTTCTCGGTGAGCCTGACGGCGGCCCACGACGATCCCGCCGAGCGCAAGCCAGTTCGGGATCTGCTCGAGGAGTTCCTCGAAACGACGGGATGGGAGCCGGACGCTACGTTGCTCGTCGCGGGCGCGCTCAAGTACCGCGAGTACGGGCTGCTCAAACGGTTCATGATGCGCCGAATCGCGGGGAGCGAAGGCGGCGACACCGACACCTCCCGGGACTACGAGTACACCGACTGGGACGAGATCGAGTCGTTCGCCGAGGAGTTTACGACGCTGCTCCCCGACGAGCCGTGA
- a CDS encoding aconitate hydratase translates to MGQTLTEKILDDHLVEGELETGEEIGIEIDQVLTQDTTGTMVWLQFEAMGLDEVQTEIAAQYCDHQTYQFDFKNTDDHRFLRSAAGTYGAHFSRPGNGICHNVHRENFAAPGKTLLGSDSHTPTPGGIGELAIGSGGIDVTVAMGGAPYYIEMPEIVSVRLEGELPEWATAKDVILELLRRLSVKGGVGKILEYTGPGVETLTAPERMTITNMGTELGATTSIFPTDEQTQDYLERVGRGEEYVELQPDDDAEYDDEIVVDLSDLEPLIAQPSMPDKVVPVSEVEGESVEQVIVGSCTNGGYEDILPVAKMLEGRETSMETETIVAPGSKQASEMLAREGWVAEMMAAGVNFSEATCGACIGIGHVPASDSVSLRTFNRNFEGRSGIEDDNVYLCSPEVAAAASLKGEIVDPRNLADELDDLEAPGVELPDEYDGSKTDLISPDEAVDDELIKGPNIGDVPLKDQLGSEIEGEALLKMEDNITTDHIIPATQDILMYRSNVPKLSEFTLSRVDDTFAERALEADGGFLVAGENYGQGSSREHAALCPMYLGIEGVLAQSFARIHRANLFNFGIVPLTIDEETYESIDQGDEIEIVDDVYEAVTSGQEEFTVRVGDEEYTATLDASERERDILAAGGKLAWTKEQAEGGSGAAPADD, encoded by the coding sequence ATGGGACAGACTCTCACCGAGAAGATTCTCGACGATCACCTCGTCGAGGGCGAACTCGAGACCGGCGAGGAGATCGGGATCGAGATCGACCAGGTGCTCACACAGGACACGACCGGGACGATGGTCTGGCTCCAGTTCGAAGCGATGGGACTGGACGAGGTCCAGACAGAGATCGCCGCTCAGTACTGTGACCACCAGACCTACCAGTTCGACTTCAAAAACACGGACGACCACCGTTTCCTCCGCTCTGCTGCCGGCACATATGGCGCTCATTTCTCTCGCCCCGGCAACGGCATTTGTCATAACGTCCACCGCGAGAACTTCGCGGCCCCCGGCAAGACGCTGCTCGGATCGGACAGCCACACCCCAACGCCCGGTGGAATCGGCGAACTCGCCATCGGTTCCGGCGGGATCGACGTCACCGTCGCGATGGGTGGCGCACCCTACTACATCGAGATGCCCGAAATCGTCAGCGTCCGTCTCGAGGGCGAACTCCCCGAGTGGGCCACCGCGAAAGACGTCATCCTCGAGTTGCTCCGTCGCCTCTCCGTCAAAGGCGGCGTCGGCAAGATTCTCGAGTACACCGGCCCCGGTGTCGAGACGCTCACCGCCCCCGAGCGGATGACGATCACCAACATGGGAACGGAACTCGGCGCAACGACGTCGATCTTCCCAACCGACGAGCAGACCCAGGACTACTTAGAGCGCGTCGGCCGCGGCGAGGAGTACGTCGAACTCCAGCCCGACGACGACGCCGAGTACGACGACGAGATCGTCGTCGATCTCTCGGATCTCGAGCCGCTTATCGCCCAGCCGTCGATGCCTGACAAGGTCGTCCCCGTCAGTGAAGTCGAGGGCGAATCCGTCGAGCAGGTCATCGTCGGCTCCTGTACGAACGGTGGCTACGAGGACATCCTCCCCGTTGCCAAGATGCTCGAGGGCCGCGAGACCTCGATGGAGACCGAAACCATCGTCGCCCCTGGCTCCAAGCAGGCCTCCGAGATGCTCGCCCGTGAGGGCTGGGTCGCGGAGATGATGGCCGCTGGCGTCAACTTCTCGGAAGCGACGTGTGGCGCCTGTATCGGCATCGGTCACGTCCCAGCCTCCGATTCGGTCTCGCTGCGCACCTTCAACCGCAACTTCGAGGGTCGCTCGGGGATCGAAGACGACAACGTCTACCTCTGTTCACCGGAGGTCGCCGCCGCCGCATCGCTCAAAGGCGAGATCGTTGACCCACGCAACCTCGCCGACGAACTCGACGACCTCGAGGCACCCGGCGTCGAGCTCCCCGACGAGTACGACGGCTCCAAGACGGACCTCATCAGTCCCGACGAGGCCGTCGACGACGAGCTCATCAAGGGCCCGAACATCGGCGACGTCCCGCTGAAAGACCAGCTCGGCTCCGAAATCGAAGGCGAAGCGCTGCTCAAGATGGAGGACAACATCACGACCGACCACATCATCCCGGCGACGCAGGACATCCTGATGTACCGGTCGAACGTCCCCAAACTGAGCGAGTTTACGCTGAGCCGTGTCGACGACACCTTCGCCGAGCGCGCACTCGAGGCCGACGGCGGCTTCCTCGTCGCCGGCGAGAACTACGGCCAGGGTTCCTCGCGCGAACACGCCGCCCTCTGTCCGATGTATCTCGGTATCGAGGGCGTCCTCGCACAGAGCTTCGCACGCATCCACCGTGCGAACCTCTTTAACTTCGGGATCGTCCCACTGACGATCGACGAGGAGACCTACGAGTCGATCGATCAGGGCGACGAGATCGAGATCGTCGACGACGTCTACGAGGCCGTCACGAGTGGGCAGGAAGAGTTCACGGTCCGCGTCGGTGACGAGGAGTACACCGCCACGCTGGACGCCTCCGAGCGCGAGCGCGACATCCTCGCCGCCGGTGGCAAACTCGCCTGGACGAAAGAACAGGCCGAAGGCGGCAGCGGCGCCGCACCCGCCGACGACTGA
- a CDS encoding beta propeller repeat protein, producing MTFHTVRLEEGGFVPFFRSYTKTWIHAIATAGLTAFGTLTIVHRWFAGLAIAAYVVPPIVLYLRRRGSLEDGGTDSEAQSAEPDADAEPIETPDGTGRERPDSADDGTRGERERRPDERGSAVVGWNAVETPTDATLHDVTVTGSNGGYAVGDGGVVLASDGAEWTPALEDGPGAGGNDLRGVAATADGEAVWIAGDSGALGRIDGETGRHTDYTAPEDITDNWLGVAVGGASGEETVLLITGSGGIVRGAYREGDLEWTGPDKPGSGSSLSGVSLADGGVGYCCDTNDSVFETTDSGESFERIGLEGADGTLTDVATAGRGDCVVSDDDGVVHRYDGSRWTPERVVDGSLSGLDRHGDRTVACTTGDGMFERLSPEASWERFDTDAAGGLLAVSLGPDRAVAVGEGGTVVERGQR from the coding sequence ATGACATTCCACACTGTCCGACTCGAGGAGGGCGGGTTCGTCCCGTTCTTTCGATCCTACACGAAGACGTGGATCCACGCCATCGCGACGGCCGGGCTGACCGCGTTCGGGACGCTGACGATCGTCCACCGCTGGTTTGCCGGCCTCGCAATCGCAGCATACGTCGTCCCGCCGATCGTGCTCTATCTTCGGCGACGAGGCTCCCTCGAGGACGGTGGAACCGACAGCGAAGCACAGTCCGCGGAACCCGACGCTGATGCGGAACCGATCGAAACGCCGGATGGAACGGGACGTGAACGGCCGGACTCCGCTGACGACGGCACACGAGGCGAACGCGAACGGCGGCCCGACGAACGGGGTTCCGCGGTCGTCGGCTGGAACGCGGTCGAGACGCCGACGGACGCGACGCTGCACGACGTAACCGTCACCGGGTCGAACGGCGGCTACGCCGTTGGCGACGGCGGGGTCGTCCTCGCGAGCGACGGCGCCGAGTGGACGCCCGCCCTCGAGGACGGGCCGGGAGCAGGAGGCAACGACCTCCGTGGCGTGGCTGCGACGGCGGACGGCGAGGCGGTCTGGATCGCCGGCGACAGCGGCGCGCTCGGGCGAATCGACGGTGAGACCGGCCGTCACACGGACTACACGGCCCCCGAAGACATCACCGACAACTGGCTCGGCGTCGCCGTCGGCGGCGCGAGCGGCGAGGAGACGGTCCTGTTGATAACCGGTTCCGGCGGCATCGTTCGCGGCGCGTACCGCGAGGGCGATCTCGAGTGGACCGGCCCCGACAAACCCGGCAGCGGCTCGAGTCTGAGCGGCGTTTCGCTCGCCGACGGCGGAGTCGGCTACTGCTGTGACACTAACGACAGCGTCTTCGAGACGACCGACAGCGGCGAGTCGTTTGAACGGATCGGCCTCGAGGGAGCTGACGGGACGCTCACCGACGTCGCAACGGCGGGGCGCGGGGACTGCGTCGTCAGCGACGACGACGGCGTCGTCCACCGCTACGACGGCTCGCGATGGACTCCCGAGCGCGTCGTCGACGGATCGCTGTCGGGACTCGATCGACACGGGGACCGAACGGTCGCGTGTACGACGGGCGACGGCATGTTCGAACGGCTGTCTCCGGAGGCTTCGTGGGAACGGTTCGACACCGACGCCGCCGGCGGGCTGCTGGCCGTGTCGCTCGGCCCCGATCGAGCAGTCGCGGTCGGCGAGGGCGGAACCGTCGTCGAACGAGGGCAACGGTAA